The nucleotide sequence CATTTGGCAGGACCTGCTGGCTTTCCTCCCATGGTTCTGCTTTGAAACTGCGTCCCTTCTCCCAAGGGATGTACTCATGATAGCTCCAGTCAATGTGAGCAGCTTGTTCGCGGTGGCGGGCCAGCAGCTCGCTCAGACGCGACTCCAACCGGGCGTTGGTGTTGGATAACAGCAGCAAATGCCCCACCCATTTCTTTTGGATTTCCTTAATATCATACTGGAGTTTGGCGAAACAGAACAGAGCGAAATTGTGACCGATCTTTTTTGGCGCAAGAAGCTCTCCCGTTCCCGGGTAGGGTGAAGGGATGTTAAAGTATGGGGGAAGACTCTGACTCATCGCGGTATTAGAACTGGCGTGAAGGGGAGAATTGCGGTGGAACAGTTCATGGTCCATGTCTATGACGCCGTTGGGAACAGCTGGACCGTTCTTTTCACGGCCGTCCGGGTCGCCGTGGTCTACGCGGTGCTCCTCATGGTTCTTCGCTTGATGGGACGTCGGATTCTCGGCCAAATGACGCCGTTTGACCTCGTTACCCTTCTCCTCTTGTCAAACGCGGTGCAAAACGCCATGATCGGCCCTGACAACTCCGTGGTAGGTGGCCTTCTTGGCTCGTTTGTCCTTTTGGGATTAAACCGCATG is from Kyrpidia tusciae DSM 2912 and encodes:
- a CDS encoding DUF421 domain-containing protein, with the translated sequence MEQFMVHVYDAVGNSWTVLFTAVRVAVVYAVLLMVLRLMGRRILGQMTPFDLVTLLLLSNAVQNAMIGPDNSVVGGLLGSFVLLGLNRMISRKTKLRHFFEGAPVVLVTRGRVIEDHLRREGVSLDELLAALREHGIDRIEAVDTAILEMDGTISVIPQNNPTVHRLRKVRSSRNR